The nucleotide sequence GAATCCTGCCGCGGGCTTCTCCACGACGAAGCAGCTTATGCCCCGATGCGGCGGCGATGCGGTTTTGTCGGTGCGTGCCAAGACTGCAAACGCGTTGCCGCTCGCTCCGTTGGAGATGAACATCTTGTTGCCGTTGATGACATACTCCTCGCCGTCCTTGACCGCGGAAGTCTGCAAGTTCTGCATATCGCTGCCGCCGCTCGGCTCGGTAAGCGCCAAACCGCCACGAACCACGCCCGCCGCCATCTTGGGCAGGAAGCGCTGCTTCATCTCGTCCGTGCCGTATGTGGCAATAACATACGCGAGGATATGATGAGTGCCGAGTGGTCCTGTCAGGCTCATCCAGCCCTTGCTCAGTTCCTCAAAGATTATGGCAAAGGTGGTGTAGTCAAGCCCGAGACCGCCGTATTCCTCCGGAATCATGATGCCGAACAGCCCCATATCCGCCATCTTATCCACAAGCTCTTGCGGGTAGATGTCCTCGTTTTCATAGTGATTGACTACGGGGTCCACATCGCGGCGCACGAACTCGCGCACGAGGTTCGCCATCTGATTGCGGGTTTCAGTTGAAGTGAGTTGCATGTGTTGTTCCTGTTCAGTCCGATGAGTCAATCCAAAGTCAAAATGCCAGTGCGGAAGTCTAAAACAAGCCGTTTGTCTCTGAGAAAGTCCAAGCCCAGCACACCATCCACAGTTGCGCTCGACGGCAGTGTGTGGCACAGCGCGGGAAAATCGGAGCGCTCATGTCCAAGAGCCTCAATCCGTGAAAGGGTAATTTCAGGCACGAACTCCACACCGCTGCCGGTGGTTACCTGAACCATATTTGAACGCGCCGAAAGATCGTATCCCAAAGCTTGGAAGAATCGCCGAGCCAATACTGTCATTATTGCGCCCGTGTCCAGGGCAAGGTTTGCTCTGACGCTTCCTGAAGGCCCCGTAAGGATGACCTGCGTTACAATCAAGCCTTCATGAGAATCGAACGGAAAACTCAAATGACTACTGCCGTACCCTTAGGGATTTTTCCAGTGTACATGGTTGCGATGCTGCGAGGAATGGGTATTTCGCTCATCTTGGCATACACCGCATCTCTGTCCTTGCCGTGCGACACGAGTATGCCACCCTTGACCTCGTAATTCTCAACCACCGGATCTTTGAGAACTATCCATTCAGACTCGAATTCAGCGTATATCTCCTCTTTCGTCATAAAATCTCCCACAGCCATTCCGCCCTCCTTCCTATCGCTCCAGCGACGGATACTGACGCGTCCCCACATTCTTGGACGATATGCCCAGCACCTTCAGGAAGCCTTCGGCGTCAGCGTGGTCGTAGGTGCCCATCGCCTCCATTGAAGAGTCGTCGGTGTAGAGCGAGTATGGCATCGCTTCGGGCGTGTCCTCGGCCGTCTCGAAGAATACGCTGCCCTTGAACAGCCGCACTGCGATCGTGCCTGTGGCAAGCCGCGTCATCGGCTCCAGCGCGGCGAGCGCCGAAGTAGTCGCGAGATCTAGCCAGTAGCCCTGATATATTTGCAGGCTAATCACATTGGACAGATGCTCGAAGAGTTCGCGCGCCCGGCGGTCAAGGATAAACTGCAGCAGGTATTCGTAGCTGCTGCCTAGCAAGTCCATCGCCGGCGATTCATAGATGCCCCGCGATTTGACGCCCACGAAGCGGTTTTCCACAACATGCGTGCCGATACCGACGCCATGCCTGCCGCCGATGGCATTCGCGCGCTCGAACATCTCGACCAAACTCACGCGCTCACCGTTTATTGCGACCGGTACGCCCTGCTCCCATCGAACCGTTACGATTTCGGACTGATCCGGCGCGTCCCATGCCCAGACGCCCATACCCGGCTCTACGAATGTCGGCGAGATTGTCACATCTTCCAAGTCACCCGCTTCGTGTGTGAGACCGAGAAAGTTGGCGTCCGTCGAGTATCGTGATTCGCGGGTCGGCCTGATGGGAAGTCCGTTCGCCTCGCAGTAGTCGAGCATTTGCTGACGGCCAGGGAACTCCGCGACGAACTCAGGGTCTCGCCAAGGCGCGTATATTTGCGCCGCCGGTTCGAGCGTATTCGCCGCGAGTTGGAAGCGCACTTGGTCGTTGCCGCGTCCGGTTGCGCCGTGAAACAGCACGCCGATGTCCGACGCAAGCATTTCCGGCAAAATAGCGCCCACGGTGATGGGGCGTGCAATGCCGGTGGTGTTCCAGTAGCCGCCCTCATAGCGCGCCTGCGACTGGATGACCTTCAGCCCTGCCTCGGCAAGCGCGTCGTGGCCCGGCAGGATGCTTGCACTGTCCGCGCCACAGCCGAGCATGCGGTCGCGCACCGCGTCCAAGTTTTCCTCGTCCGGCTGACCGAGATCCACCGTGTAGCAATGCACCGAAAAGCCCTTGCTCTGCAGCCAGTGCGTCACGGTGCAGCTATCCAGCCCGCCGGACACCGCGCCCGCAATCCGCGTTATGTCATTGTCTTTCAGTTCGCGCCAGTTCATGAGTAGTTGTTTACCTTTGTAATTCAATCATTTATATATTGGGATCATCAATGAGCTTGAACTCGCCTTTACCTATACGCCAGGCCTTCGCTGCCCGACCCTTCTTGACATAATCACCCTTTTCGCTACCGTCTTTTGACATGCTCTGATTAGAGGGAATAGTTGTAACCGCATTGGGTGCGAATTGCCCATTCGGCCTCTCCATATATGGACGAATGTGCTCTCTCTTCCAGACTAGAGGAATCAAATCCTTCTTCCGAAGTTCATACACAGTCTCCCAGAAAGTCTTTCCTTCAAGAGACAATGCTAATGTCTCGTCATTCTTGTTTTCCTGCATCTCCCGCCGTTCCAGCCACCGCTTAAACGACTCCGGACTCTCGCCCGATGTAAAGCCGATGAGCAAGCCCTTCACGCTGATGTCCTCGTCAAGGTCGGGCCAGTGAATGCCGTATCCCGCGCCTGTTATCTCCCAGTTGTTGCGCTCATCAGGCGCGCCATGCCACAGGCGCGGATACCACACAAGCGGCACGGATATAGTACGGGCGTCATCCAAGTCAATCGTCAGCGCATCTTCCGTAACCTGCACATCCATCGCCCGCGCATCGGATAGCTTCAACTCTATCAATTCATAGTAGGAAGAATTCATCCCAGCGCTCCAGCAAGTACACTTGGTTTGCTATTATCAACCTCTTAATTCGATTGAGTTCTCTATCACTGAATCGTTTTGATTTTTCAAGTTTCACCGGGTCGAGCCAGAACTTTGCTCTCATATTCTCCCGATGAACATGCACATGCGGCGGTTCAACGCCATCGCTCGCATAGAAACGAAAACTATAGGGGCCGCTCCGCAATACTGTCGGCATTACCGATACGACCCCTCAAGCAAGTCCTACTCTAGTTTACGGCAGTCACCTACCCCGCCGTCGCAACATCAAGCGCCCGCCCCAGCTTCTCCATGCACTCGTCCACATCCGCCTCTGTGATAATCAGCGGCGGCATGAAGCGGATGGCATCAGGCAGCACAGGGTTGAGCAGCACGCCTTCATTGTTGGCGGCGGCAACTACTGCGGGCGCGATCGGGTTCTGCAATTGCAGCGCGATTAGCAAACCCATACCGCGGTGCCCCTTTATTACATCCGGGCGCGAGTTCCGCAGTTCTTCCAGCTTGGATTCAAGGTATTCGCCGACTTTGCGCGCGTGCGCGGGGACATCGTTTTCAACCATATAGCGCAGGGTTGCGTTACCCGCCGCGGTAGTCAGCACATTACCGCCGAAGGTGCTGCCATGGTCGCCGGGTTCGAGTACATCGCAGGTGTCTTTGCACATGAACGCGCCGATGGGCACGCCGTTGCCTAGACCCTTTGCCGATGTCATCACATCCGGCTCAACGCCAAAGCGTTCGTAGCCCCACAGGCTGCCGAGGCGGCCCATTCCGGTCTGAACTTCGTCAAATATGAGCAGCAGATTATTCTCGTCGCACCACTCGCGCAGTCCATTAAGATAGCCCTCGCTCGGCACATTTACGCCGCCCTCGCCCTGCAGCACCTCGACCATAACGGCGCAGGTGCTGTCAGTCGTCGCCTCGCGAATGGCGTCCAAGTCTTCGTACGGCACATTCGCATAGCCCTGCGCGAGCGGAAGCCATGCCTGCTGATACGCCGGCTGTCCGGTCGCGGCAATCATGCCAAGCGTGCGCCCGTGAAACGAGTTCAGCACGGTGATGATGTCCTGCGCGCCGTTGCGATGCAAACGACCATACTTGCGCGCCAGCTTAACCGCGCCTTCGTTCGCCTCGACGCCGCTGTTGGAGAAGAAAACTTTGTCCATGCAGCTATTCTCAACGAGCGCCTCGGCGAGTTCGAGCTGCGGAATCGTGTAGAACAAGTTCGAGGTCTGCAAGAGCGTCGCCGCCTGCTGCTGTATCGCTTCGGTTACGGCAGGATGGCAATGACCAAGATTATTGACCGCCAGGCCCGCCGTGAAGTCCAGGTATTCCTTGCCCTCGGTGTCCCAAACGCGCACGCCTTGCCCGCGTTCGATCACCATCGGCTGGCGATTGAATGTGTGGATGTAGTATTCGCTTTCTTTGGCTTTCCATTCGGCTGCGGATGTCATTTCCGATCCTCCCATCGTTCTGAATTGTCTGCATATTATGCGGAGTCCTAGCCCGCGAGTTGCTGACGCTGCAATCTCGCAGGCATGGTACTCCCGCGCGCCGTTGCTGGCGCGATGTTACTGATTCGATAGCGATTCCGTCAATCGGTCAAGCGATTCTTCGAGTTCGGCAAGGTTTCGCCTGACTTCGTCGATTGCCTGCTGAAGAGTCTCAACGGTTGCCTCAACCGCGCCGCCGCCAGCACCGGTTGATGTTGGTCGCGCGGTCTGCTCGCCGGTTGTGGCTTCCTCAGCATCTTCGACG is from Chloroflexota bacterium and encodes:
- a CDS encoding acyl-CoA dehydrogenase, which encodes MQLTSTETRNQMANLVREFVRRDVDPVVNHYENEDIYPQELVDKMADMGLFGIMIPEEYGGLGLDYTTFAIIFEELSKGWMSLTGPLGTHHILAYVIATYGTDEMKQRFLPKMAAGVVRGGLALTEPSGGSDMQNLQTSAVKDGEEYVINGNKMFISNGASGNAFAVLARTDKTASPPHRGISCFVVEKPAAGFTVAQKLDKLGYRGIDTTELVFDNVRVPTENLVGEVEGQGFRHVMSGLEGGRINVAARAVGVATAAFDAAIKYAQQRESFGQPIAQHQAIQLKLAEMATEIEAARLLTYEAARKKDSGERVDLEAGMAKLFASEMCGRVTMEAMRIHGGYGYIKEFPLERYYRDAPLMIIGEGTNEIQKLIIARRLLQKYQI
- the argG gene encoding argininosuccinate synthase translates to MNWRELKDNDITRIAGAVSGGLDSCTVTHWLQSKGFSVHCYTVDLGQPDEENLDAVRDRMLGCGADSASILPGHDALAEAGLKVIQSQARYEGGYWNTTGIARPITVGAILPEMLASDIGVLFHGATGRGNDQVRFQLAANTLEPAAQIYAPWRDPEFVAEFPGRQQMLDYCEANGLPIRPTRESRYSTDANFLGLTHEAGDLEDVTISPTFVEPGMGVWAWDAPDQSEIVTVRWEQGVPVAINGERVSLVEMFERANAIGGRHGVGIGTHVVENRFVGVKSRGIYESPAMDLLGSSYEYLLQFILDRRARELFEHLSNVISLQIYQGYWLDLATTSALAALEPMTRLATGTIAVRLFKGSVFFETAEDTPEAMPYSLYTDDSSMEAMGTYDHADAEGFLKVLGISSKNVGTRQYPSLER
- a CDS encoding DUF2442 domain-containing protein, with the translated sequence MNSSYYELIELKLSDARAMDVQVTEDALTIDLDDARTISVPLVWYPRLWHGAPDERNNWEITGAGYGIHWPDLDEDISVKGLLIGFTSGESPESFKRWLERREMQENKNDETLALSLEGKTFWETVYELRKKDLIPLVWKREHIRPYMERPNGQFAPNAVTTIPSNQSMSKDGSEKGDYVKKGRAAKAWRIGKGEFKLIDDPNI
- a CDS encoding DUF4160 domain-containing protein, translated to MPTVLRSGPYSFRFYASDGVEPPHVHVHRENMRAKFWLDPVKLEKSKRFSDRELNRIKRLIIANQVYLLERWDEFFLL
- a CDS encoding aspartate aminotransferase family protein, whose protein sequence is MTSAAEWKAKESEYYIHTFNRQPMVIERGQGVRVWDTEGKEYLDFTAGLAVNNLGHCHPAVTEAIQQQAATLLQTSNLFYTIPQLELAEALVENSCMDKVFFSNSGVEANEGAVKLARKYGRLHRNGAQDIITVLNSFHGRTLGMIAATGQPAYQQAWLPLAQGYANVPYEDLDAIREATTDSTCAVMVEVLQGEGGVNVPSEGYLNGLREWCDENNLLLIFDEVQTGMGRLGSLWGYERFGVEPDVMTSAKGLGNGVPIGAFMCKDTCDVLEPGDHGSTFGGNVLTTAAGNATLRYMVENDVPAHARKVGEYLESKLEELRNSRPDVIKGHRGMGLLIALQLQNPIAPAVVAAANNEGVLLNPVLPDAIRFMPPLIITEADVDECMEKLGRALDVATAG